From a single Candidatus Melainabacteria bacterium genomic region:
- a CDS encoding efflux RND transporter periplasmic adaptor subunit → MIKPIVTNHKRRQRSKQGRTMLVLLILAVIVGILFAIGVIPKLFDKKALNEKEEQAASAVPVVHTVLTKNAPFSESAVLPGNIGAMQFATIYARLDGYLTKRLVDIGDKVKQGQLLAEIDSPSADQDRSQAAADVVQAQAQVVSALATLKEAKAQAEAAAAQVVRAKADQNYAAVTADRWDNMAKYGAVSLQSRDEKDRSLKAQNASVEAAIAQKRAADQQVEAAASQVHVARANVEAKQAALAKYKAQQSFKYVVAPFDGVIVARKVDQGALITAGSQSSTQELFQLAKLDILRTYVNVPQSLSRYLKPGQEAEVSVSSYPERTFVGKVTNVSGALDPQTRTRQTEIKIDNFDHALLPGMYGQIKLTVQRPENWVQVPSDAVLPRDNNLEVAVVRDGKAHYQKVILGRDFGDMVEIKNGLFDNEVVIVSPPDDLREGDPVQAMNIAAVSKPDEGTSDSSKAEASKPEGGNAEGVKAAGGNQDSSQPDASKSDAAKE, encoded by the coding sequence ATGATCAAACCAATTGTCACCAACCATAAACGCAGACAGAGATCGAAACAAGGACGCACAATGCTTGTGCTGCTGATTTTGGCTGTAATTGTTGGTATTCTCTTCGCCATCGGTGTCATCCCGAAATTGTTCGATAAAAAGGCGTTGAACGAAAAAGAAGAACAGGCAGCTTCGGCTGTTCCGGTGGTGCATACGGTGCTGACTAAAAATGCACCTTTCAGTGAATCTGCTGTTTTGCCGGGCAACATCGGGGCGATGCAGTTTGCCACTATCTACGCTCGTCTGGATGGTTATTTGACAAAACGTCTCGTCGACATCGGAGACAAAGTCAAGCAAGGTCAATTGCTGGCAGAAATCGATTCACCAAGTGCCGACCAGGATCGTTCGCAAGCTGCCGCCGATGTAGTGCAGGCGCAAGCACAAGTTGTCAGCGCACTGGCCACTCTTAAGGAAGCAAAAGCTCAGGCAGAAGCTGCTGCCGCGCAGGTCGTGCGCGCCAAGGCTGATCAGAATTATGCTGCGGTAACGGCAGATCGTTGGGACAACATGGCTAAGTATGGTGCGGTAAGCCTGCAAAGCCGCGACGAAAAGGATCGCTCGCTCAAAGCGCAAAATGCAAGTGTTGAAGCGGCTATCGCACAGAAGCGCGCCGCAGATCAACAAGTTGAGGCGGCTGCTTCGCAAGTGCACGTTGCACGTGCGAATGTAGAGGCCAAGCAGGCTGCGTTGGCTAAGTACAAAGCGCAGCAAAGCTTCAAATATGTGGTGGCACCTTTCGATGGCGTCATTGTTGCTCGAAAAGTTGACCAGGGCGCTCTGATTACCGCAGGCAGCCAGTCAAGCACGCAAGAGTTGTTTCAGCTGGCTAAACTGGATATTTTGCGTACGTATGTCAATGTTCCCCAGTCTCTATCTCGATATTTGAAGCCAGGGCAGGAAGCCGAGGTGAGCGTTTCGTCTTATCCTGAGCGGACCTTCGTTGGTAAGGTGACGAATGTCTCCGGTGCGCTGGACCCGCAAACCAGAACTCGTCAAACGGAAATAAAAATCGATAATTTCGATCACGCACTTTTGCCCGGCATGTATGGGCAGATAAAGCTGACCGTGCAGCGTCCAGAAAATTGGGTGCAGGTGCCCAGTGATGCTGTTCTGCCGCGCGACAACAATCTTGAAGTAGCGGTTGTTAGAGACGGCAAAGCTCACTATCAGAAGGTAATCCTGGGGCGGGATTTTGGGGACATGGTTGAGATAAAAAACGGACTTTTTGATAACGAAGTAGTTATTGTCAGTCCGCCCGATGATCTTCGCGAAGGAGATCCCGTTCAAGCCATGAATATAGCGGCTGTCAGTAAACCGGATGAAGGTACATCGGACTCCAGTAAGGCGGAAGCCAGTAAACCGGAAGGCGGTAATGCTGAAGGCGTTAAAGCCGCAGGTGGTAATCAGGATTCGAGCCAACCTGATGCGAGTAAATCGGACGCCGCTAAAGAGTAG